cGATCAGATAATTAATCATGCTTGAGTCTACTTACTGTATAGAAACACCTAAGTTATTGTGTCCACTATCAGAGGACACGAGAAAGTGTACCTGGCGtggcttgaacccacaaccacTCAGATAAGACAGAGGCAGACTAATACATGTTACTTATGAAGCTACATGCACTTGTAGGCACTGGATGTTATGAATTATTTGTTGCCCGCAAAAAGAATATTCATTTATCATCATTTATAACACTAAGCCACCTCACCTTTTAACCGAATCATTGGCATCATGCTAAAATTGTCTCTTGTTTTCTAATATctatatataatacatactttTGAACCGCTCCAGGAGTTTTCTTGCCTTGACGGCTCCTAGTTTTGGAATGCTCTGTACTGTTGAAAGTAACATCTCATCCAAATTTGGTGGCCGTCGTCGCTTCCTAAAAGGGTTACTTTCAAGCTTGCTCTCTGTTAAAACCTGCGTAAAGCAATATATTGTGGTTATTACACCAGATTGTGAAATGGACTGAACATTCCAACATTATAACAATAGATTTTAATTATTGCAATAGATTGTGATTATAACTATATATTGTGCAATCGACATTACAGCCTTTTTAGCCcgatttttcatcgaaaaattaCGGGTTATAGAATGACGAAAACCGGGCGTGTGGGCcattgggcgggcgggcggttTTCGTTAACAATTttgcgttaaagttttcattttttgtaataatctcaagagtttttatccaatggtaatcaaacttcatctaatggtagagcataatgagagaaagtgcagtgtacaataaccatatctctattcttgcttattactgagttattgccccttgttactttttttttgttcagagtataacttgaaaagtactggatggaattcgttggaacttcatacaatggtaaagcacagtgagaggaagtgctgtgtacaataaccataactctattcttgcttattactgagttattgccccttgttACTTTTCTTTGTCCAGAGTATaccttgaaaagtactggatggaattcattggaacttcatgcAATGGTAAATAAAGCacagtgagaggaagtgcagtgttcaagaaccatatcTCTACCTTaactaattactgagttattgccctttatttgttttttttgctgtcaaattTTTTTccgacattaacttgcaaactacttgatggaatttattaaaacttcatacaatggtaaagcacaatgagaggaagcgaagtgcacaagaaccataactctatttcagcttattacagagttaatttaataaaacttcatacagtgatatatcataatgagaggaagtgtaatgtacaggaaccgcaattatttttcaaccaattacagagttattgccctttgttactttttcttgtctggagcataacttgaaaaccattggatggaatttaataaaacttcatacagtgatagatcataatgagagggagtgcagtgtacaggaaccacaattctatatcagcttattacatagttagtgccctttgttacttcttttcttgtccggagcataacttgaaaactataagatggaatttaataaaacttcatacagtgatagatcataatgagaggaagtgcagtgtacaggaaccgcaattctaaaGTTAATTCCAGAGTtgctgccctttgttacttttttcttgtctggagcataacttgaaaattattggatggaatttaataaaacttcatacagtgatagatcataatgagataAATTTGCTTtatacaggaaccgcaattctatttcagctaattacagagttactgccctttgttactttttcttgtcaggAGCATAACTTttaaactattggatggaatttaataaatcttcttaagtgatagatcataatgagagggagtgcagtgtacaggaaccgcaattctatttcagctattTCAACCaattagagttattgccctttgttacttttttcttgtccggagcataacttgaaaactattagatggaattaaataaaacttcatacagtgataaatcataatgagagggagtgcagtgtacaggaattgcaattctatttcagctaatttcAGAGTTACGGCCTTAAGAGAAACAATTCCACGgccataaaaattcattaatttttgtcaaatctttatgaaacttgctcagaatatttgtctacttgTTGTCCTAAAattttgtgaatatgggtcacctcagatcaaaaactaggtcaaatcttaggaaatattttcccaatgtcataaaaaaaatctcaaattttcatgaaacttttacaatttttttttccagGATATCTTAGTCacattaaagtataataaaaaattagcaaaaattAGTTTTTTCCTGCaggatattgatttttttttcaaattttcatgacatttggtTACTTTACATACATACTCACAGGTGCACAAATGCTTTCACACTGGCACACACACCATTGACCGATCAGCACCACAGTGAAACTACAGACTACCACTCTGGCATGGCCCATATATATGTCTCATATATGCCTCACAAAACAGATGTCATGGAAACCTTCTGGACTGACCAAAAAACTGTCTGGAttggtttgcaaaattgcaataaataaaaaatccggctttaatgcggcgttgccgcattggcgtcttgtttATTGATTGAAATTAAGCAGAATTTATTAGATCGATAGAACCACTTTTTCTATATTACTTTTTGAAAGCTAAACACCTTTACTAGATCAGATGGGATCACGATCAGTTACAGTATCTAATTCTGGGCCATTATTAGGATTCATGTgtagcaaaaaaaaacactatctgatgaaatgatttttacttaataatttattGCAGTGACATTCAAAGGGAAATAACAACAATGCCATGAATACACATTGTGGCACATACATGCAAGAGTAGTGTAccttatttgatatttttttttttaaaaggctcTTGATCTCAAATAGGGTTTCCATTTCCAAAGGTTTCCACAATTTACTGGCACaatagttaaaaatattatcaaaatatatatgcaagaGTCTTTTCCTAGATTGTTTTATCAGCATTCCAATTACTATATCACCAGAACAAGTTACATACCATCTGTGTAAGAATTCCTGCTGCCTCGATCTGGCCAGGGATCGGTGTTATAGTGAAGCCAAGCTCAAGAGCTACGTATTTCTGCAGTGGGAGGAAATACTGACCACTTGTTCCAGTCCTCTCTGCAAGGACCAGCACCTGCACCTGGTTAGCCTAGAAAACAGGGAGCAATAGACAAATTATCGTACATTAAGAATTTCAGTTGGATTATCTGAAATTGTCTGAAAGTAGGAGAGTAGCTTTCTTTATGCCGTGTAAGCTGCAGCtaacaattttgttataaaaaatcgaaaaaatataaaatgtcaaaataaatgcgttgatttgtttttgttttttttgcaaatgacGTGATGCAGACAAATGAATTGAAGgacacatttaacattttacttattttcattAGAATActaaatttatgaatatttcattaaatcttgttgttgtgtttgtaaTCTATACCTTCCGTAATTTGGCCAGTTTTCTGCGGAGGCTCGCCTGGGACACCAGATCTGCCTCAGTTGCATACACAACCCCAATTTGCGTACTTGGATGAAAGTCAATAAAGCCAAGTTTGTCCTCATACACTAGCCTTACGCCtgcaatataataaacaaaattttactGTGCATGATTAGGGATGTGTGATATTATTAATAAGTTGAAACAGAGTAGATTAGTGATATGTATCGAGGAATATCGATATTTTTCTTGTTCTATTTTTCTCCTTCTTTAAATGCAGTTCAATTACTATTGTCAACCGCATTCTTTGATGTGTTTTGAAATGTGGAAAATATTATCATGTTCACTTGCAGATATAGGTGGGGCGCATCCAGCACATGTCACCCCCTCCCCAACCCCCTCTAAAATTGCCCAAGTTTAAATTTTTTTCAATATAGGACAAAAAGGTAATACAATATTCcctaaatgcaccatttcggatattgttacattttcttGGGGGGGTACCCCTAAACCACCCTGCCAAAAATTTCAACCAAATAACTTTTGGTTCTCAGGGAGGTGGGCGGGTCAAATGG
Above is a genomic segment from Mya arenaria isolate MELC-2E11 chromosome 2, ASM2691426v1 containing:
- the LOC128223726 gene encoding Fanconi anemia core complex-associated protein 24-like, whose translation is MRVPCGHLVVSTKWRNSELSNAIQGVRLVYEDKLGFIDFHPSTQIGVVYATEADLVSQASLRRKLAKLRKANQVQVLVLAERTGTSGQYFLPLQKYVALELGFTITPIPGQIEAAGILTQMVLTESKLESNPFRKRRRPPNLDEMLLSTVQSIPKLGAVKARKLLERFKSLKAIQAATVEELTSVVGKASAENVRTFLYS